The proteins below are encoded in one region of Aequorivita iocasae:
- the acnA gene encoding aconitate hydratase AcnA produces the protein MQQDIYNLKKTLETSKEKLSYYSLPELEKQGHNIKKLPFSIRILLENALRNYDDFSVTKEHLDAILNWEPTKSDYDIAFKPARVLMQDFTGVPAVVDIASLRSEMARKGGDASKINPLIPVDLVVDHSVQVDYFAAQYAYQQNMEEEYKRNRERYTFLKWAQKSFNNFSVVPPGMGICHQVNLEYFSQGVIARDGMAIPDTLVGTDSHTPMVNGIGVVAWGVGGIEAEAAILGQPIYFISPEVIGLKLTGNLPVGSTATDLVLTIANLLRKYGVVGKFVEVFGPGLNNLSVPDRATIGNMSPEFGCTITYFPIDDKTLEYMRSSNRSEEQIQLVEDYCKANMLWRADEDMIEYTDVLELDISTVQPTVAGPKRPQDKIVLKDFRGKFIELLDTGFDRKYIKPSEREQAITRWKEEGGSQPVEQPKDPNPDVEIETKIKNGLKTVWISNGSQKYMLSDGSVAIAAITSCTNTSNPFVMIGAGLVAKKAREKGIDVKPWVKTSLAPGSKVVTDYLEKANLLKDLEALQFHLVGYGCTSCIGNSGPLPPQIAKAVEEQQLVVASVLSGNRNFEARIHPQVKMNFLMSPMLVVAFAIAGRVDIDLTSEPLATDHNGKDIFLKDIWPTDDEIHEVMKMVLSPKDFEKNYGEIFEGNEIWRNLEVPDDKIYQWDDESTYIKEAPFFRDLSEEPKDLKNIENARALLVLGDSITTDHISPAGAFSESSAAGQYLRSRGVEKKNFNSYGSRRGNDEVMVRGTFANVRINNQLADKEGGYTTHLPSGEEMTVYDAAQKYIKDKTPLIVLAGKEYGSGSSRDWAAKGTFLLGIKAVLAESYERIHRSNLIMMGVLPLQYVEGESAKSHGLTGKEHFTITGIENDLTPSKKVMVTAKNEDGKEIEFKVVARLDSPIEVAYYQNEGILQYVLRQFLKE, from the coding sequence ATGCAGCAAGATATTTACAACCTCAAAAAAACACTCGAGACTTCCAAAGAAAAGCTTAGCTATTACAGTCTTCCCGAACTTGAAAAGCAAGGGCATAACATTAAAAAATTGCCGTTTTCGATACGCATTCTCTTAGAAAATGCACTGCGGAATTACGATGATTTTTCAGTAACTAAGGAACATTTGGATGCTATCCTCAATTGGGAACCTACCAAAAGCGATTATGACATCGCATTTAAGCCTGCCCGGGTTCTGATGCAAGATTTTACCGGCGTTCCCGCAGTGGTTGACATTGCCTCCCTGCGTTCTGAAATGGCGCGAAAGGGCGGCGATGCCTCAAAAATAAATCCGTTGATCCCAGTAGATTTGGTTGTTGACCATAGCGTGCAGGTGGACTATTTTGCCGCCCAATATGCATATCAGCAAAACATGGAAGAAGAATACAAGCGCAACAGGGAACGCTATACTTTTTTGAAATGGGCTCAGAAATCGTTCAATAATTTTAGTGTGGTGCCCCCCGGAATGGGCATTTGCCACCAAGTGAATTTGGAGTATTTTTCCCAAGGTGTTATTGCGAGGGACGGAATGGCCATACCTGATACACTTGTAGGAACAGATAGCCATACGCCAATGGTAAACGGAATAGGCGTAGTAGCCTGGGGCGTTGGCGGAATTGAAGCCGAAGCAGCCATTCTGGGCCAGCCTATTTATTTCATAAGTCCGGAAGTTATTGGGCTAAAGCTTACCGGAAATCTTCCAGTGGGCTCTACTGCAACTGATTTGGTGTTGACCATAGCCAACTTGCTCCGTAAATACGGCGTGGTGGGCAAATTTGTTGAGGTATTTGGGCCGGGCTTGAACAATCTTTCGGTGCCGGATAGAGCCACAATTGGGAATATGTCGCCAGAATTTGGTTGTACTATTACATATTTCCCCATTGACGATAAAACCTTGGAATATATGCGAAGCAGCAACCGCAGTGAGGAACAGATACAGTTGGTGGAAGATTATTGCAAGGCGAATATGCTATGGCGTGCAGATGAAGATATGATTGAATACACCGACGTGCTGGAACTTGATATTTCTACCGTTCAGCCTACCGTGGCTGGGCCCAAACGTCCACAGGATAAAATTGTTTTAAAAGACTTTAGAGGTAAATTCATAGAATTATTAGACACTGGGTTTGATAGAAAATATATAAAACCATCAGAGCGGGAACAGGCCATTACACGGTGGAAAGAGGAGGGTGGAAGCCAACCGGTGGAACAGCCCAAAGACCCAAACCCCGATGTTGAAATAGAAACAAAAATTAAAAATGGTCTAAAGACAGTCTGGATTTCAAACGGAAGCCAAAAATATATGCTATCCGATGGGTCCGTGGCCATTGCTGCAATTACATCCTGTACCAATACATCCAATCCCTTTGTGATGATTGGTGCTGGCTTGGTGGCCAAAAAAGCCCGTGAAAAAGGAATAGACGTGAAGCCATGGGTAAAAACCTCCTTGGCACCTGGCTCAAAAGTAGTAACTGATTACCTTGAGAAAGCAAATCTTTTAAAAGACTTGGAAGCGTTGCAATTTCATTTAGTGGGTTACGGCTGTACTTCATGTATCGGGAATTCGGGCCCGCTTCCCCCGCAAATTGCAAAAGCTGTGGAAGAGCAACAGTTGGTTGTGGCATCCGTGCTGTCGGGCAATCGAAATTTTGAAGCCCGAATCCATCCTCAGGTTAAAATGAATTTCTTAATGTCGCCTATGTTGGTAGTTGCCTTTGCCATTGCCGGGCGAGTGGATATTGATTTAACTTCTGAACCATTGGCTACAGACCATAATGGCAAGGATATTTTTTTAAAAGACATCTGGCCTACCGATGATGAAATTCACGAAGTGATGAAAATGGTGCTTTCGCCAAAAGATTTTGAGAAGAATTACGGAGAAATATTTGAAGGCAACGAAATTTGGCGAAACCTAGAAGTGCCAGATGACAAGATTTACCAATGGGATGATGAGTCAACCTATATAAAAGAAGCGCCGTTTTTCCGTGATCTTTCTGAGGAACCAAAAGACCTGAAAAATATTGAAAATGCCCGTGCGCTTTTGGTTTTGGGCGATAGTATTACTACAGACCATATTTCACCGGCAGGAGCTTTTTCAGAAAGTTCTGCGGCAGGACAGTATTTAAGGTCAAGAGGCGTGGAGAAGAAAAATTTTAATAGCTACGGCTCGCGTCGTGGAAATGATGAAGTGATGGTACGGGGCACCTTCGCCAATGTGCGTATCAACAATCAACTGGCAGACAAAGAGGGCGGGTACACCACACATCTGCCGTCGGGAGAGGAGATGACGGTTTATGATGCCGCCCAAAAGTATATAAAGGACAAAACGCCACTAATTGTTCTCGCTGGTAAGGAATATGGAAGTGGTTCCTCTCGCGATTGGGCTGCCAAAGGAACTTTTCTTTTAGGGATAAAAGCCGTTTTGGCAGAAAGTTACGAACGCATCCATCGTAGTAATTTGATTATGATGGGTGTATTGCCACTTCAGTATGTGGAAGGTGAAAGCGCAAAGTCTCACGGATTAACGGGGAAGGAACATTTCACAATTACCGGTATTGAAAACGATTTGACCCCTTCAAAAAAGGTAATGGTGACTGCCAAGAACGAAGATGGCAAGGAAATTGAATTTAAGGTAGTAGCAAGACTGGATTCGCCTATTGAAGTTGCATATTACCAAAACGAGGGCATACTTCAATACGTGTTACGCCAGTTTTTGAAAGAATAA